CAAGACCCCCGTGCGCGCGCGCGACTTCAAGGCCACGGGCGCCATGTCGCTCCTGCTCAAGGATGCGCTGCGTCCCAATCTCGTGCAGACGCTCGAAGGCGGGCCAGCCATTCTGCACTGCGGCCCGTTTGGCAACATCGCGCACGGCTGCAACTCGTTGGTGGCCACACGCGCCGGGCTCGCACTGGGCGACATCGTGGTCACTGAGGCGGGCTTTGGCAGCGACCTGGGCGCCGAGAAGTTCTTCGACATCAAGTGCCGCTTTGGGGAGCTCAACCCGGAAGCCGCGGTACTGGTGGCCACGGTGCGTTCGCTCAAGATGCAGGGCGGTGTGCCCAAGACGCAGCTCAACGAGGAGAACGTGGCCGCCCTGGAACGTGGCCTGCCGCATGTGGCGCATCACGTGCGCAACGTGCAGCAGTTCGGCGTGCCGGTGGTGGTGGCCATCAACCGTCGGCTGTCCGACACCGACGCCGAACTGCGCATGGTCCGCGAGTATGTGGAAGGACTGGGTGTGCCGGTGGCCCTGTGCGATGTGTGGGCCGAGGGCGGTGCGGGCGGCGAGCAGTTGGCGCGCGAGGTGCTCACGCTGTTGGATCGCCGCACGGCCCGATATGCGCCGCTCTACGACACCGCACTGCCCATTCGCGACAAGGTGCGTACCGTGGCACAGAAAGTGTACGGCGCCGACGGCGTGGACTTCTCGCCCGCGGCCGACAAGGCCATCGACTGGCTGGAGACCAACGGCATGGCCAACACGCCGGTGTGCATGGCCAAGACGCAGTACTCCCTCACCGACGACCCCACGAAGCTCAACGTGCCCACGGGCTTCCGTATCACGGTCAACGAGGTGTACGGATCAGCGGGTGCCGGCTTCGTGGTGGCCAAGTGCGGCGACATCATGACCATGCCGGGTCTGGCCAAGGTGCCGGCGGCCGAGGGCATGCGGCTTCGGCCGGACGGGACGATCGAGGGTTTGAGTTAGGCGATGCCTTGGCCGCCGCATCGAGCGCCCGCGTGACATCCCGCACGAGATCGCCCGCGTCTTCGATGCCCACACTGAGACGCAGCAGCCCGTCGGTGATTCCCGCCGCCGCACGGGCTTCGGGTGCCATGGACGCGTGTGTCATGGTAGCGGGATGGGCGACGAGACTTTCCACGCCACCCAGTGATTCGGCCAGCGTGAAACACTCGAGCGCCGTGGCAACAATGCGTGCCGCTTCGTAGCCGCCACGCAGCGTCACCCCGATCATGGCGCCAAAGCCATCCTGCTGGCGGCGCGCAATGGCGTGCCCCGGATGCGACGCGAGGCCCGGGTAGTACACCGTCTCCACCGCCTCGTGTTGTGCCAGTCGCGCCACGATGGCGTCGGCATTCTCCTCGTGCAGGGCAAGACGGGGGTGCAGAGTGCGCAGACCACGCAGCGTGAGATAGCTGTCGAATGGTGCGCCGGTTACGCCGAGACAGTTGGCCCAGAATCCGAGCTGCTCGAGCAGCACGGCATCACGCGCCACCACCGCACCGCCCACCACGTCACTGTGGCCATTGAGATACTTGGTGGTGGAGTGCACCACGACATCGGACCCCAACGAGAGCGGACGCTGGCGGGCTGGCGAAAGGAAGGTGTTGTCAGCCACCGCGACGGCGCCCACGGCCTGCGCCGCACCACAGACGACCCGCAGATCGGTGATGCGCAGCAGCGGGTTGCTGGGCGTTTCGATCCACACCAGATCCGGCTGTGCCTCGCGTATCCGTTCCCCCACCTCGGGCGCGGTGAGATCGACGAGGTCGAGTGTGAAGTGGCCCCGCTGCGAGAGCGAGTGCAGCAGTCGCCACGTACCGCCGTAACAGTCGTGCGCACAGAGCACGCGGCCACCGGTGGGCACGAGCTGCAGCACCAGCGCAATGGCGCTCATGCCACTCGACGTGATGATCGCGCCGGCGCCCCCTTCGAGATCGGCGATGGCATCCGCCAGCAGCGAGCGCGTGGGGTTGCCACTGCGGGTGTAGTCGAAGGGGCGCGGCGCGGCAAAGCCCGCGAACGAGAAGTTCGACGACAGGTGAATGGGCGGCACCACCGCGCCATGGGCAACATCACGATCGATGCCCGCCCGCACGGCACGGGTGCGCGGGGCACGAAACGTCGACACTTCGGACATGGAACACCTCGGAGAGCGGGAGTGGCATGCACGAGGTGACCAAAACAGAAACGCCCGGACGATGCGCCGCCGGGCGTGTTTGCGTTTTAGCACCTTGTTTTACGTGGCGGCAATAGCGGCAAATCACCACGGACGGCTGCTGCAGGACCTTCGGTTGTCTGTGTACCCTATCGCGATCGCAGAGTGGTGTCAAGCGTGCCGCACGTCGCGGCGCTTGACGAATGGCCACATGTGGCGTTAGGCATTGAATCATGATCGAACCCTCGCGCCGCACCTCACCGATGCCTCCGGCCCATGTGGTCGGGTGTTGTCCCTGTCGTCTGCATGACCATGCAGCACGCGGCAGGGCTCTGCCGGTGATGCGCCAGCAGGTGAGCATCGGCATGACGCGCTGAACGCGCGTTCCCCGTTTCACTTGTGTGTGCACGCCCGCCCCTGCTCAGGGGTGGGCGTTTTGCTTTCTGGCCGTTCATCGCGCGATGAACCGCTACACCCCTGAGCGTCGTTTTTCACTTCGCCAGGATCTCGTATGTCTCTTCGTCTGCTCGCGCTCGGTCTCACCCTTCCCCTGTCGCTGGACGCGGCACTCGCGGCGGGCGCCCTCGCCTCACCTTCGCGCACTCGCGCCGCCGGACATCCGCGTCAGGGGCCCACCGTGCGATGGGACGCCACACACACGGCGGCCGTGCACGACACCACCGTCGCTCGGCTCACGCTGCACATCGATGCGGGTTGGCACGTGTACGCGCTCACGCAGGAACCCAGTGGTCCCTACCCGCTGCGCATCCGCAGTAGCGAGGACAGCGGGTGGCAACTGCGTGGCGCACCGCGCGGTCCTGCGCCGGAGCGGCAACAGACCTCGGTGTTTGGCATCCCCGTGGAGTGGTACAACAGTGGCGCCGTGATTCTCGTGCCACTCGAACGGCACGGGCGCACGCTTTTCCGTCGGGCGCCCCGTCTGGCCGTGCGCTATCAGGCCTGCAGCGCCACACTCTGCCTGCCACCCACCCAGGTCGAAGTGCTGTCCACGGAGGTGGCACGATGAGCCGTCGTCCACTCACCCGCACGATGTTTCTGCTGGCCACGAGTCTGCTCAGCGTGGCGCCGCTGCTGGCCGCACGCCTCGCGCATGGGCAATCTGCCCCGGCATCTGCGGCGCCCACGACGCAAACGCAGCGCAACCGCTGGCAGGCCGTGCTGCACTACGACTCGCTGCAGGTGCCGTTCACGTTTGCCTGGTCTGGGCCGGCCACACAACCGGTGCTCGCGCTTTACAACGGCGTCGATTCCATCATCTCCACACGCGTCGTCCGCGCTGGCGATTCCGTCGTGGTGCACTTTGACCATCTGGCGGCGCTGCTGCGCGGCGTGATCACGGGCGGTTCGCCAGGTGACTCTCGCGGCCGCGCCTTTGCCGGCTGGTGGGTGACGCCACGTCGAGGTGATTCGGTGCGAGTGACGGCCGAGCCGCAGTCGTCGGCACCCGTGCAGGCCGACGCCAATGCCACACAGCGCACAGCACCAGACGTCCACGGTACCTGGTTGCTGCCCGTGTCCTCAGCCAAGGGCGAGAATGCCTGGCGGCTGGTGGTGACGCAGCAGGGTGCCGAGGTCACGGCCACCGTGCTGCGAGTGGACGGTGACGCCGGCGCGCATGTCGGCCGTTGGCAGGATTCCGTCTTTCGTCTTTCGCACTTCGATGGCACGCGTCCTGGCGTGCTCGAATTGCGCCCGCACTCAGATGGTGCACTGCATGTGACGCAGCGTTCGCCGCGTGGACCGGCCCGTGTGTATGTCGCCTGGCGTGAAGCCGAACGGGTGGCGCGTGGCCTTGAGGCACCAGCCGATGTGCGCACCTTCACTGGCGTGCGGGATTCCACGGCGCGCTTCACGTTCGACTTCCCCGACGTGGAGGGACGACGTGTCAGCGATCGCGACGCGCGCTTTGCGGGCAAGGTGGTGGTGGTGAATGTCACCGGCACCTGGTGCCCCAACTGCCACGACGAGGCACCCTTCCTCACGGCGCTGTACGCCGAGTATGGGGCACGTGGCCTCGAGGTGGTCGCCCTGGATTTCGAGGACGCCGAGGAGCTGCAGGATCTGGCGCGGGTGCGGGCCTTTGTCCGGCGGTATGGCGTGACCTATCCGTATCTCATTGCCGGCACACCACGCGAGGTGGCAGCGCGCATTCCGTTGGCGGTGAATCTGAACACCTGGCCGGCGACGTTCTTCCTCGGACGTGATGGCCGGGTCCGCGCGGTGCGCACCGGGTTTGCGGCCAAGTCCAGTGGCCCACACCACGACGCCATGGTGGCCGACTACCGCGCCATCGTGGAGCGTCTGCTGGCGGAGGGGCGTTAGCCGCGCGTCAGCTCAGGGCGCGGCGTACAACACGAACTGCGTGCAGCGAAACAGCGCCAGCGTCTTGCCCGTTTCTGCGTGTGTCACCGTGGCGTCCCACACCTGGGTGCTGCGCCCGCCGTGCACCAGCGTGGCGGTGCAGGTCAGCGTGCCATCGCGCGTGGTGCCCAGGAAATTGGACTTGAGCTCGACGGTGGTGTAGCCTGCCGCGCCCTCGGGCAGTGAGGCGTTGCAGCCGAAGCCGGCACAGGTGTCCGCAAGTGTCACCACCGACCCGGCATGCAGATAGCCGTTGGGCGCCATGAACTCGGCGCGCACGGCCATGCGGCCATCCACACGACCATGCTCAACACGTGTGAAATGAATGCCAAGGTGCCCGGGGAAGTGGCCCTCGGCGCGTGCGTTGGCCTGCGCAACCGTCATGCTCATGTATGTGCTCCGCGACGCGACCGTATCACGTCGGTGATTCAGCGTTCACTTCACGCGGCTGCACCGCGCCGCGCGTGAGATTGCCAATGTGGTTGCTGAGCACGGGCAGGTCCACACGCGGCAGCCGCAGCACAAACTGCGCCTCCACACCAAAGTCCTGCTGCAGCACCTCGGCGTTGACCTCGGGCAGCAGTTGTTGCACCGCGCCCACATGCATGTAGCCCACGGCAAAGCTGACCGTGACCGTGTCCACCCGCTCCTCGGTGGGCAGCGTGGCCAGGGCCTCCTGCACGGCGCCACCATACGCCTTCACCAGGCCGCCCGTACCCAGCTTGATGCCACCGTAGTAGCGCGTGACCACGGCGGCAATCTCCCCGACACCGCAGTGCTGCAGCACAGTCAGCATGGGACGCCCGGCCGTGCCGTGCGGCTCGCCGTCGTCACTCAAGCCTATGCGATCGGTGCTCCCCGGCGCGCCTACCACATAGGCCCAGCAATTGTGCGTGGCGTCGGCAAACTCCGCATTCATGGCGCGAATGAAGGCCTGCGCGTCGTCCACCGTGCGCACGCGCGCAATGGTGCAGATGAAGCGACTGCGATCGATGACGGACTCCACCCGATGCCGGCCAATCGGCACCGGATAGCGCGCATCGGGAGCGCGCGCGTCAGGCACTGAGCCCGTCATCGCTCGCTGGCCGACTTATGCCTTGTACGGGTTGTCGCCACGCGGCGCCGACGAGCGACCACCGGACGGACGACCACTGGACGGGCGACCGCTCGATGTACGACCACCCGCGGAACGGCCACTCGACGACGAACCGCCAGACGACCGACCACCGGACGAGCCACCACCGGCGGGACGACCGCTCGACGGTCGACCACTCGACGCACTACCGCCTTCCGCGCGCGGACCACGATCACGCGGCGGCCCGCTGCGGCCGGCAGGCTTGCGCGCGTCCTTGGACGCGCGACGATCCGCCTCTTCCTTTTGCGCGGCTTCACGGCGCGCCACCTTCGCGGCCGCACGCGCCCGATCCTCCGCCTTCTTCTTGCGGATCTCGGCAATGCGCTCGGCCAGCGGCACTTCGAGCTTGGCCTGCGGACGCGCCGTGTAGTCGAAGTCGGGCACCGTCACGCGCGGCAACTGCTTCTTGATGGCGCGTTCGATGGCCTTGAGTTCGTCCTCTTCTTCCGGACTCACGAAGGTGAACGCTTCACCGGTCGCTTCGGCGCGCGCCGTACGACCCACGCGATGGATATAGTCTTCCGACGCCACGGGCACGTCGAAGTTGACCACGTGGCCGAGCGCTTCGACATCGATGCCACGCGCGGCAATGTCGGTGGCCACCAGCACCTGATACGTGCCGTCCTTGAAGCCGGCCAGCGCCTGCGTGCGCTGTGATTGCGAGCGATTGCCGTGAATGCGCTCGGCCTTGATGCCAGCCGTCACCAACTGCGACGCCAAACGGTTGGCGCGATGCTTGGTGCGGGTGAACACCAGGGCCTGCGGCATGTCGCCGCGCTTGAGCAGCGCCACGAGCAGCGCGCTCTTGAGGTCCTGCGACACCGGATACACGGCCTGCGTGATGCCCTTGGCGGGTGCGGCCTGACGCTGGAGGTTGAGCGTGACCGGCTTGTTCAGCATCTCCTGCGACAGCGCCGCAATGGGCGCCGGCATGGTCGCGCTGAAGAACAGCGTCTGCCGCTTGGTGTTGGGCAGATGCCGCAGGATGCGCTTGATCTCGGGCAGGAAGCCCATGTCGAGCATGCGATCGGCTTCGTCGAGCACGAGAAACTCGAGTTCGTCGAGCTTGGCATACGGCTGCCGGAAGTGATCGAGCAGGCGACCGGGCGTGGCGATGAGCACGTCCACGCCGCTGCGGAAGGCATGTTCCTGCGGGCCCATGCCCACGCCGCCGAACACGGCGGCGCCGGTGAGCGGCGTGTGGGTGGCGATGTCGTTGAAGCTTTCGAGAATCTGCGCAGCCAGCTCACGCGTGGGTGTGAGCACGAGCGCGCGG
This portion of the Gemmatimonas sp. UBA7669 genome encodes:
- a CDS encoding YigZ family protein — its product is MPDARAPDARYPVPIGRHRVESVIDRSRFICTIARVRTVDDAQAFIRAMNAEFADATHNCWAYVVGAPGSTDRIGLSDDGEPHGTAGRPMLTVLQHCGVGEIAAVVTRYYGGIKLGTGGLVKAYGGAVQEALATLPTEERVDTVTVSFAVGYMHVGAVQQLLPEVNAEVLQQDFGVEAQFVLRLPRVDLPVLSNHIGNLTRGAVQPREVNAESPT
- the metB gene encoding cystathionine gamma-synthase; the protein is MSEVSTFRAPRTRAVRAGIDRDVAHGAVVPPIHLSSNFSFAGFAAPRPFDYTRSGNPTRSLLADAIADLEGGAGAIITSSGMSAIALVLQLVPTGGRVLCAHDCYGGTWRLLHSLSQRGHFTLDLVDLTAPEVGERIREAQPDLVWIETPSNPLLRITDLRVVCGAAQAVGAVAVADNTFLSPARQRPLSLGSDVVVHSTTKYLNGHSDVVGGAVVARDAVLLEQLGFWANCLGVTGAPFDSYLTLRGLRTLHPRLALHEENADAIVARLAQHEAVETVYYPGLASHPGHAIARRQQDGFGAMIGVTLRGGYEAARIVATALECFTLAESLGGVESLVAHPATMTHASMAPEARAAAGITDGLLRLSVGIEDAGDLVRDVTRALDAAAKASPNSNPRSSRPAEAACPRPPAPWPDPAWS
- a CDS encoding formate--tetrahydrofolate ligase, coding for MPSDIEIAQQARMRHIRDVAAELGLGEDDIDLYGKYKAKLPLELASQPAKGRLVLVTAINPTPAGEGKSTVSVGLSQAFRRLGHNAVLCMREPSLGPVFGVKGGAAGGGYSQVLPMDDINLHFTGDFHAIASAHALLSALVDNQFYHGNALGLNPKAVTWPRTIDMNDRSLRSAIIGVGAGNGTMREERWVIIPASEIMAILALASSREDLERRLGEIVVGTTSGKDKTPVRARDFKATGAMSLLLKDALRPNLVQTLEGGPAILHCGPFGNIAHGCNSLVATRAGLALGDIVVTEAGFGSDLGAEKFFDIKCRFGELNPEAAVLVATVRSLKMQGGVPKTQLNEENVAALERGLPHVAHHVRNVQQFGVPVVVAINRRLSDTDAELRMVREYVEGLGVPVALCDVWAEGGAGGEQLAREVLTLLDRRTARYAPLYDTALPIRDKVRTVAQKVYGADGVDFSPAADKAIDWLETNGMANTPVCMAKTQYSLTDDPTKLNVPTGFRITVNEVYGSAGAGFVVAKCGDIMTMPGLAKVPAAEGMRLRPDGTIEGLS
- a CDS encoding PaaI family thioesterase, giving the protein MSMTVAQANARAEGHFPGHLGIHFTRVEHGRVDGRMAVRAEFMAPNGYLHAGSVVTLADTCAGFGCNASLPEGAAGYTTVELKSNFLGTTRDGTLTCTATLVHGGRSTQVWDATVTHAETGKTLALFRCTQFVLYAAP
- a CDS encoding DEAD/DEAH box helicase gives rise to the protein MTATTTFTSLQLDPSLLQGLKDLGFARPTPIQGEAIPPALQGKDVLACAMTGSGKTYAFLLPILHQLLTRKRGKTRALVLTPTRELAAQILESFNDIATHTPLTGAAVFGGVGMGPQEHAFRSGVDVLIATPGRLLDHFRQPYAKLDELEFLVLDEADRMLDMGFLPEIKRILRHLPNTKRQTLFFSATMPAPIAALSQEMLNKPVTLNLQRQAAPAKGITQAVYPVSQDLKSALLVALLKRGDMPQALVFTRTKHRANRLASQLVTAGIKAERIHGNRSQSQRTQALAGFKDGTYQVLVATDIAARGIDVEALGHVVNFDVPVASEDYIHRVGRTARAEATGEAFTFVSPEEEDELKAIERAIKKQLPRVTVPDFDYTARPQAKLEVPLAERIAEIRKKKAEDRARAAAKVARREAAQKEEADRRASKDARKPAGRSGPPRDRGPRAEGGSASSGRPSSGRPAGGGSSGGRSSGGSSSSGRSAGGRTSSGRPSSGRPSGGRSSAPRGDNPYKA
- a CDS encoding TlpA family protein disulfide reductase; amino-acid sequence: MSRRPLTRTMFLLATSLLSVAPLLAARLAHGQSAPASAAPTTQTQRNRWQAVLHYDSLQVPFTFAWSGPATQPVLALYNGVDSIISTRVVRAGDSVVVHFDHLAALLRGVITGGSPGDSRGRAFAGWWVTPRRGDSVRVTAEPQSSAPVQADANATQRTAPDVHGTWLLPVSSAKGENAWRLVVTQQGAEVTATVLRVDGDAGAHVGRWQDSVFRLSHFDGTRPGVLELRPHSDGALHVTQRSPRGPARVYVAWREAERVARGLEAPADVRTFTGVRDSTARFTFDFPDVEGRRVSDRDARFAGKVVVVNVTGTWCPNCHDEAPFLTALYAEYGARGLEVVALDFEDAEELQDLARVRAFVRRYGVTYPYLIAGTPREVAARIPLAVNLNTWPATFFLGRDGRVRAVRTGFAAKSSGPHHDAMVADYRAIVERLLAEGR
- a CDS encoding protein-disulfide reductase DsbD domain-containing protein — encoded protein: MSLRLLALGLTLPLSLDAALAAGALASPSRTRAAGHPRQGPTVRWDATHTAAVHDTTVARLTLHIDAGWHVYALTQEPSGPYPLRIRSSEDSGWQLRGAPRGPAPERQQTSVFGIPVEWYNSGAVILVPLERHGRTLFRRAPRLAVRYQACSATLCLPPTQVEVLSTEVAR